One part of the Candidatus Kouleothrix ribensis genome encodes these proteins:
- a CDS encoding acyltransferase, which translates to MRLKHISAEPAHLGAAYLPGIDGLRALAVVAVMLYHADLAATPGGFLGVEVFFVISGYLITALLFAEHTQFGRVRLVSFWLRRARRLLPALFALLIAVVGVTAVFLPGELAGLRPDVLAALGYATNWYLIAQQRSYFEIVGRPPLLQHLWSLAVEEQFYLLWPLLLGLGLRAGRRCMLAATLVGVLLASLLMGLSFQPDLDPSRLYYGTDTRASGLLLGAALALAYRPGRAPMPARRLAGAVLDAAGLAALAALGYCFTQVNEFQSLIYQGGLLGVALAATVVIAAVAHPRARLVPALLSIPPLRWAGLRSYSLYLWHWPVFMLLRPELDIGMAGLPLLVLRFALAALLAELSYRLIETPFRSGAVWRAWQHLAAARGQMRWRLGMRWLASAAVFMGLCLLLGRAVVNAQPPAPPAYLADDAPAGLAAAPVSALAAPAATSAPTPLPNLAVAFAAEAPTLTRAYQPAATAQPATPATSVPAPAPAPTPAGHTTAIGDSVMAGAVEALGTAIEGVEVDAVRGRQAAAVIKNLQARRDAGRLGDLVIIHTGSNGPFSARQFDSIMQLLADTRLVLFVNVKVPRRWEAPNNAVIADGVQRYPNTLMVDWHAASVGRPELFWRDGIHLRPRGAELYANLIAGALRDRLSHLSSR; encoded by the coding sequence ATGCGTCTGAAGCACATCTCTGCCGAGCCTGCCCACCTGGGCGCCGCCTACCTGCCTGGTATCGACGGCCTGCGCGCGCTGGCGGTTGTGGCGGTGATGCTGTATCACGCCGACCTAGCCGCTACCCCTGGTGGCTTCCTGGGCGTCGAGGTGTTCTTCGTAATCAGCGGCTATCTGATCACCGCGCTGCTGTTCGCCGAGCACACACAGTTCGGCCGGGTGCGGCTGGTGTCGTTCTGGCTGCGGCGTGCGCGCCGGCTGCTGCCCGCGCTATTCGCCTTGCTGATCGCAGTGGTTGGCGTTACGGCCGTGTTTCTGCCGGGCGAGCTGGCGGGCCTGCGGCCGGATGTACTGGCGGCACTGGGCTATGCTACGAACTGGTACTTGATCGCGCAGCAGCGCTCGTACTTCGAGATCGTGGGCCGGCCGCCGCTATTGCAGCACCTGTGGTCGCTGGCGGTCGAAGAGCAGTTCTACCTGCTGTGGCCGCTGTTGCTGGGCCTGGGCCTGCGCGCTGGCCGGCGCTGCATGCTGGCGGCTACACTTGTGGGCGTGCTGCTTGCGAGCCTGCTGATGGGCCTGAGCTTCCAGCCTGATCTCGATCCATCGCGGCTGTATTACGGCACCGATACGCGTGCGTCGGGGCTGCTGCTAGGCGCCGCGCTGGCGCTGGCGTATAGGCCCGGCCGCGCACCCATGCCGGCGCGGCGGCTGGCCGGGGCAGTGCTCGATGCTGCCGGGCTGGCGGCGCTGGCGGCGCTGGGCTACTGCTTCACGCAGGTCAACGAGTTTCAGTCGCTGATCTACCAGGGCGGGCTGCTAGGCGTGGCGCTGGCCGCCACTGTGGTGATCGCGGCGGTGGCGCATCCGCGCGCCCGGCTGGTGCCCGCGCTGCTGAGCATTCCGCCGCTGCGCTGGGCTGGCCTGCGCTCGTATAGCCTGTACCTGTGGCACTGGCCCGTGTTCATGCTGCTGCGCCCCGAGCTCGATATTGGCATGGCCGGGCTGCCGCTCTTGGTGCTGCGCTTTGCGCTCGCCGCGCTGCTGGCCGAGCTGTCGTATCGGCTGATCGAGACACCTTTTCGCAGCGGCGCGGTGTGGCGGGCCTGGCAGCACCTGGCCGCTGCACGCGGCCAGATGCGCTGGCGCCTGGGCATGCGCTGGCTGGCCAGCGCGGCGGTGTTTATGGGGCTGTGCCTGCTGCTCGGGCGCGCAGTGGTCAATGCGCAGCCACCCGCGCCGCCGGCCTACCTGGCCGATGATGCACCGGCCGGCCTGGCTGCGGCGCCGGTGAGCGCATTGGCTGCGCCGGCGGCCACCAGCGCGCCCACGCCGCTGCCCAACCTGGCCGTGGCTTTCGCGGCCGAGGCGCCTACACTGACCCGCGCCTACCAGCCTGCCGCCACGGCGCAGCCGGCCACGCCAGCCACGAGTGTACCCGCGCCGGCGCCGGCCCCTACGCCGGCCGGGCACACTACCGCGATCGGCGACTCGGTGATGGCCGGCGCAGTCGAGGCGCTTGGCACTGCAATCGAGGGTGTCGAAGTCGATGCTGTGCGCGGGCGGCAGGCGGCGGCGGTGATCAAGAACCTGCAGGCGCGCCGCGACGCCGGGCGGCTCGGCGATCTGGTGATCATCCATACCGGCAGCAACGGCCCGTTCAGCGCGCGCCAGTTCGATAGCATCATGCAGCTGCTGGCCGACACGCGCCTGGTGCTGTTTGTGAACGTAAAAGTGCCGCGACGCTGGGAGGCGCCTAATAATGCGGTGATCGCCGACGGCGTGCAGCGTTACCCAAATACGCTGATGGTCGACTGGCACGCGGCCAGCGTGGGCCGGCCCGAGCTGTTCTGGCGCGACGGCATCCACCTGCGCCCGCGTGGCGCCGAGCTGTACGCTAACCTGATCGCCGGCGCGCTGCGCGATCGGCTGAGCCACCTGAGCAGCCGATAA
- a CDS encoding fatty acid desaturase translates to MQDPPKGTAAKRTNWQEIVAKYQTPKLSSSLWQVANTLIPYFILLYAMYLSLGVSYWLTLVLALPAGGLLTRIFILFHDCGHGSFFKTPRANNILGMICGVLVFTPYFQWRFEHAIHHATSGDLDRRGTGDITTLTIKEYLALSRWGRLKYRLYRSPVVLLGIGPWYTFLISQRLVNPISRRRERLSVYFTNLTIVAIVLVAWATIGIGPYLLIQLPVAFIAGLGGIWMFYIQHQFEGTYWAEHTEWDYATAALRGSSYFKLPKVLQWFTGNIGFHHIHHLSSRIPNYALQRCMEENPEFMDVTTITLRSSLKSLRLNLWDEERRKLVSFGYMKQFRQQQRVT, encoded by the coding sequence ATGCAAGATCCGCCCAAGGGTACCGCAGCCAAGCGCACCAATTGGCAAGAAATTGTTGCAAAATATCAAACGCCCAAGCTCAGCAGCAGCCTCTGGCAAGTCGCGAACACGTTGATCCCCTACTTCATCCTGCTATACGCCATGTATCTCAGCCTGGGTGTCTCATACTGGTTAACGCTTGTGCTAGCTTTGCCGGCCGGTGGCCTGCTGACCCGCATCTTCATCCTGTTTCACGACTGCGGCCATGGCTCGTTTTTCAAAACCCCGCGCGCTAATAATATCCTGGGCATGATCTGCGGCGTCCTGGTGTTCACACCCTACTTCCAGTGGCGCTTCGAGCACGCCATCCACCACGCCACCTCGGGCGACCTCGATCGGCGCGGCACCGGCGACATCACTACGCTCACGATCAAAGAGTACCTGGCGCTCTCGCGCTGGGGCCGGCTGAAATACCGCCTGTATCGCAGCCCGGTCGTGTTGCTCGGTATCGGCCCATGGTACACCTTCTTGATCTCGCAGCGGCTGGTCAACCCGATCTCGCGCCGCCGCGAGCGCCTGAGCGTGTATTTTACCAACCTGACGATCGTAGCGATCGTGCTGGTGGCCTGGGCTACGATCGGCATCGGGCCGTACCTGCTGATCCAGCTGCCGGTGGCGTTCATCGCCGGCCTGGGCGGGATCTGGATGTTCTATATTCAGCACCAGTTCGAGGGCACCTACTGGGCCGAGCACACCGAGTGGGACTACGCCACCGCCGCGTTGCGCGGCAGCTCGTACTTCAAGCTGCCCAAGGTGCTGCAGTGGTTCACCGGCAATATCGGCTTCCACCACATTCATCACCTGAGTTCGCGCATCCCCAACTATGCGCTGCAGCGCTGCATGGAAGAAAATCCCGAGTTCATGGACGTGACCACGATCACCCTGCGCTCGAGCTTGAAATCGCTGCGCCTGAATCTGTGGGATGAAGAGCGGCGCAAGCTCGTGAGCTTCGGCTATATGAAGCAGTTCAGGCAGCAACAGCGCGTAACCTGA
- a CDS encoding gamma-glutamyl-gamma-aminobutyrate hydrolase family protein, which produces MKPYIGISCGTFRDRDWCPPANFLRKNYTDAIVTAGGIPFILPVVDDIDVLRALYERVDGIVISGGGDIDPHYYGEAPLPGLGPTDKTRDDIELPLARWAVEEGKPLLGICRGSQVINVALGGTLYQDIPSQIHSHLVHDSSFTRQDWTYMAHELRLDPDSQLAQVFGETCFMTNSLHHQSLKDIAPGIRAVGWAPDGVVEAIEGEGEAFLMGVQCHPEALQGMADPRWQLLFREFVERCMQLVVA; this is translated from the coding sequence ATGAAGCCCTATATCGGTATTTCATGTGGAACGTTTCGTGATCGCGATTGGTGCCCACCCGCAAACTTTCTGCGCAAGAATTATACTGATGCAATTGTTACGGCAGGCGGCATCCCATTCATCCTGCCGGTTGTCGACGATATCGATGTGCTGCGCGCATTGTACGAGCGCGTCGATGGTATCGTCATCTCGGGTGGCGGCGATATCGACCCGCACTACTACGGCGAGGCGCCCTTGCCGGGCCTAGGCCCAACCGACAAAACCCGCGACGATATCGAGCTGCCGCTGGCACGCTGGGCGGTTGAGGAAGGCAAGCCATTGCTTGGTATCTGCCGCGGCTCGCAGGTGATCAATGTCGCGCTGGGCGGCACTCTCTACCAGGATATCCCCTCGCAAATTCATTCGCATCTGGTTCACGATAGCTCGTTCACACGCCAGGACTGGACGTACATGGCCCATGAGCTGCGGCTCGACCCCGACTCGCAGCTGGCGCAGGTGTTTGGCGAAACCTGCTTCATGACCAACTCGCTGCACCATCAGTCGCTCAAAGATATCGCCCCCGGCATCAGGGCCGTCGGCTGGGCACCCGATGGCGTGGTCGAGGCGATCGAGGGTGAGGGCGAGGCCTTCTTGATGGGCGTGCAATGCCACCCCGAGGCGCTCCAGGGCATGGCCGACCCACGCTGGCAGTTGCTGTTCCGCGAGTTCGTCGAGCGCTGCATGCAGCTGGTGGTAGCCTAG
- a CDS encoding gamma-glutamyl-gamma-aminobutyrate hydrolase family protein has protein sequence MSNRPAGRPIIGIPCSSYPDSWFTPANGNAISYLRALEAAGGIPALIHQTRDAEVLDAHYQRCDALLFAGGEDVGPAHYAAAPHPQLGPINPVQDENEIALARRAVADGKPLLGICRGVQLLNVALGGTLYQDLPSERPDGLNHSASTEQHDMSFLAHPLALTNGCWLAEQLGAHELLVNSLHHQALHTIAPGLRVVGRAPDGVVEAVEGIGPGFVLGVQCHPEELWERADPRWARVFAGFVALAGRV, from the coding sequence ATGAGCAACCGCCCGGCCGGCCGCCCAATCATTGGCATCCCGTGCAGCAGCTACCCCGACTCGTGGTTTACGCCGGCCAATGGCAATGCGATCAGCTACCTGCGCGCGCTCGAAGCCGCCGGCGGCATCCCCGCGCTGATCCATCAGACACGCGACGCCGAGGTGCTAGATGCACACTACCAGCGCTGCGACGCGCTGCTGTTTGCCGGCGGCGAGGATGTCGGCCCGGCCCACTATGCCGCCGCACCGCACCCCCAGCTTGGGCCAATCAACCCGGTGCAGGATGAAAACGAGATTGCGCTGGCGCGCCGCGCGGTAGCCGACGGCAAGCCGCTGCTGGGAATCTGCCGCGGCGTGCAGCTGCTGAATGTGGCACTCGGCGGCACGCTGTACCAGGATCTGCCGAGCGAGCGGCCCGATGGGCTGAACCATAGCGCGTCGACCGAGCAGCACGACATGAGCTTTCTAGCCCACCCGCTGGCGCTGACCAACGGCTGCTGGCTGGCCGAGCAGCTGGGCGCGCACGAACTACTGGTGAACTCGCTGCACCACCAGGCGCTACACACTATTGCACCGGGGCTGCGCGTGGTCGGCCGTGCGCCCGACGGCGTGGTCGAGGCGGTCGAGGGCATCGGGCCAGGCTTCGTGCTGGGCGTGCAGTGCCACCCCGAAGAGCTGTGGGAGCGCGCCGACCCACGCTGGGCACGCGTGTTCGCCGGCTTTGTGGCGCTGGCAGGCCGGGTTTGA
- a CDS encoding PD40 domain-containing protein, with the protein MRSWPIFAIVALLITGVAIGGWLLGRSAPELTGPAQTIRSGELNVTLRVDQQSIGDRVIEVTVKDPAGQPVEINELRLRFAMSDMNMGISEVVAQQVGSGRFQARGQFFTMAGNWAVDTVIMQTPQSLVLVPFTLAISAPGEASGPLNPLSNDAQTILAGQKLYVANCATCHGASGKGDGPSSTGLNPRPGDFTQHMVPGKHTDGQTFLWIKNGFPNSAMPAWDQRLTDEQIWQLVRYLRTFGQPPGAQANGQTEQPNAQPQPNVPNVQEPLPSIIFTRRGNVWRSDSGTGTLTQLTQLAEGSYPEYPSFSPDGQRIAFVVITPAPVTSTLPLPTSALYVMNADGSAMRPVWQPAEGLLGLFTWAPDGQWLYVAANGVKLGQAGASSDRQLGLVKLDLASGAATPLLADALDPSLSRDGTQLAFLKLSADGYTMSLNIARPDGSGARELIGGKDFQGFYAPRFSPDGKRIIVAAIGGPDTDAQGHPIKAATPSLLERTLGLLAPASAEAHGLPWDLWEINADGSGLRQLTRFYEDLPMIAFAPDGTQAAIMGVGGIYRLNPDGTNLRRVDLQGDHGGLDWAR; encoded by the coding sequence ATGCGCTCCTGGCCCATTTTCGCAATTGTTGCCCTGCTCATCACCGGCGTCGCCATCGGCGGCTGGCTGCTTGGCCGCAGTGCCCCTGAGCTGACCGGCCCCGCCCAGACTATCCGCTCGGGCGAGCTGAATGTGACCCTGCGCGTCGACCAGCAGTCGATCGGCGACCGCGTGATCGAAGTGACAGTGAAAGACCCGGCCGGCCAGCCGGTCGAGATCAACGAGCTGCGGCTGCGCTTCGCTATGAGCGATATGAACATGGGGATCAGCGAGGTAGTAGCGCAGCAAGTTGGCTCCGGCCGATTCCAAGCGCGCGGCCAGTTCTTCACCATGGCCGGCAACTGGGCAGTCGACACCGTGATTATGCAGACGCCCCAGAGCCTGGTGCTAGTACCGTTCACGCTGGCGATCAGCGCACCCGGCGAGGCCAGCGGGCCGCTCAACCCGCTGTCGAACGACGCGCAGACGATCCTGGCCGGCCAAAAGCTGTACGTGGCGAACTGCGCGACCTGCCACGGCGCCAGCGGCAAGGGCGACGGCCCATCCAGTACCGGGCTCAACCCACGCCCCGGCGACTTCACCCAGCATATGGTGCCGGGCAAGCACACCGACGGCCAGACATTCCTATGGATCAAGAACGGCTTCCCAAACTCGGCCATGCCGGCCTGGGATCAGCGCCTCACCGACGAGCAGATCTGGCAGCTGGTGCGCTACCTGCGCACCTTCGGGCAGCCGCCCGGCGCGCAGGCGAACGGCCAGACCGAGCAGCCCAACGCCCAGCCACAACCGAACGTGCCCAATGTGCAAGAGCCGCTGCCCTCGATCATCTTCACCCGCCGCGGCAATGTCTGGCGTAGCGACAGCGGCACCGGTACGCTAACTCAGCTGACCCAGTTGGCAGAAGGTAGCTACCCCGAGTACCCCAGCTTCTCGCCCGATGGCCAGCGGATCGCGTTTGTCGTCATCACACCCGCGCCAGTCACCAGCACGCTGCCGCTGCCTACCTCGGCGCTGTACGTGATGAACGCCGACGGCAGCGCCATGCGGCCAGTCTGGCAGCCGGCTGAAGGGCTGCTGGGGTTGTTCACCTGGGCGCCCGACGGGCAGTGGCTGTACGTGGCCGCTAATGGCGTGAAGCTGGGCCAGGCTGGCGCCAGCAGTGACCGCCAGCTGGGGCTGGTGAAGCTCGACCTGGCCAGTGGCGCGGCCACGCCGCTGCTGGCCGACGCGCTCGACCCGAGCTTATCGCGCGACGGCACGCAGCTGGCATTCCTCAAGCTCAGCGCCGACGGCTACACCATGTCGCTCAACATTGCCAGGCCCGACGGCAGCGGCGCACGCGAGCTGATCGGCGGCAAAGACTTCCAGGGCTTCTACGCGCCGCGCTTCTCGCCCGACGGCAAGCGGATCATCGTCGCGGCAATCGGCGGGCCTGACACCGACGCACAGGGCCACCCGATCAAGGCAGCGACGCCCTCGCTGCTCGAGCGTACACTGGGGCTGCTGGCGCCTGCCAGCGCCGAGGCGCACGGCCTGCCCTGGGATCTCTGGGAGATCAACGCCGACGGCAGCGGCCTGCGCCAGCTCACACGCTTCTACGAAGACCTGCCGATGATCGCGTTCGCGCCCGATGGCACGCAGGCGGCGATCATGGGGGTGGGCGGCATCTATCGGCTCAACCCCGACGGCACTAACCTGCGACGGGTCGACCTGCAGGGCGACCACGGCGGGCTAGATTGGGCGCGGTAG
- a CDS encoding polymerase, protein MADLTPDRRAAILRAVNDLPHPKPIRRLAGLLALAALLYAALGSFVLADNAYNRGVTYTPAPQPIAWADVPQLGVNLYGIQHEVDRANVTRTLEMARDLGARFVRMQMPWEDVEIHARGDFEDRRNPQAIKSAWLKYDFILAEAARLGLAPIVRIDRPPDWARTHALAMPEFQARKALNGAASGPPDHIADYANFVGAVVHHYQGQLRFIQIWNEPNLTDEWNGQRPSPAEFVALLKAAYTSAKAADPAIVVLFPSLSPTDGLDPTAPYTDLDFLAEVYALGGRAYFDIMSAQAYGLGQPPDEHRYIRVRTDWNWRRPIDSRIDVSRVVLLRELMEQNGDAQKAIWISEFGYVTDSPAVPPEKRFTWGPPVSAQQQAAYTVGQLVRARREWPWVGVMNVWFLRWGGEPPDPRDPTQNFAIVTRDFAATPAYDALKQYTAQAVVAGPGAHTWSHPAVQAGPGAHMWVVRFAGTALTLVGMPGPAEYTLDGAAPERRNPDVEGGPVTLASGLSAGEHTLTISIENGPPRVFVVAQAQPLAWLWWLAPALLLAALGALGYRAQSSPPWSPCRSTRRRLVPSGLSR, encoded by the coding sequence GTGGCCGATTTGACGCCGGATCGCCGCGCGGCTATACTGCGCGCCGTGAACGACCTGCCGCATCCTAAGCCGATCCGCCGCCTGGCCGGGCTGTTAGCCCTGGCCGCGCTGCTGTATGCCGCACTGGGCAGCTTCGTGCTGGCCGACAATGCCTACAACCGCGGGGTCACCTACACCCCGGCGCCGCAGCCGATCGCCTGGGCCGATGTGCCGCAGTTGGGCGTGAATCTGTATGGCATCCAGCACGAGGTCGACCGCGCGAATGTGACGCGCACGCTTGAAATGGCGCGCGATCTTGGCGCGCGCTTCGTGCGCATGCAGATGCCCTGGGAGGATGTCGAGATCCACGCCCGCGGCGATTTCGAGGATCGCCGTAACCCGCAGGCGATCAAGAGCGCCTGGCTGAAGTACGATTTCATCCTGGCCGAGGCCGCGCGGCTGGGCCTCGCGCCGATCGTGCGGATCGACCGCCCGCCCGATTGGGCGCGCACCCATGCGCTGGCCATGCCTGAGTTTCAGGCGCGCAAGGCCCTGAATGGCGCTGCCAGCGGCCCGCCCGACCATATCGCCGACTATGCCAATTTCGTCGGCGCGGTGGTGCATCACTACCAGGGCCAGCTGCGCTTCATTCAGATCTGGAATGAGCCCAACCTGACCGATGAGTGGAACGGCCAGCGCCCATCGCCGGCTGAGTTTGTCGCGCTGCTCAAGGCTGCCTATACCAGCGCCAAAGCCGCCGATCCGGCGATCGTCGTGCTGTTTCCCAGCCTTTCGCCTACCGATGGGCTCGACCCGACCGCACCCTACACCGATCTCGACTTCCTGGCCGAGGTGTACGCGCTCGGCGGCCGGGCCTACTTCGATATCATGTCGGCGCAGGCCTATGGGCTGGGCCAGCCGCCCGACGAGCATCGCTACATCCGCGTGCGCACCGACTGGAACTGGCGCCGGCCGATCGACTCGCGCATCGATGTGTCGCGCGTGGTGCTGCTGCGCGAGCTGATGGAGCAGAATGGCGATGCGCAGAAGGCGATCTGGATCAGCGAGTTCGGCTATGTGACCGACTCGCCAGCGGTGCCGCCCGAGAAGCGCTTCACCTGGGGGCCGCCGGTAAGCGCGCAGCAGCAGGCAGCCTACACGGTTGGCCAGCTGGTACGCGCGCGCCGCGAGTGGCCGTGGGTTGGCGTGATGAATGTGTGGTTCCTACGCTGGGGTGGCGAGCCGCCCGACCCGCGCGACCCGACTCAGAATTTCGCGATCGTGACGCGCGATTTTGCAGCCACGCCGGCCTACGATGCGTTGAAACAGTATACGGCCCAGGCCGTCGTGGCCGGGCCAGGCGCACACACATGGAGCCACCCGGCGGTGCAGGCCGGGCCAGGCGCACATATGTGGGTCGTGCGCTTCGCGGGCACGGCGCTGACGCTGGTGGGTATGCCGGGTCCGGCCGAGTACACGCTCGACGGCGCGGCACCCGAGCGGCGCAACCCGGATGTCGAAGGTGGCCCGGTGACCCTAGCCAGCGGCCTGAGCGCCGGTGAGCACACGCTGACGATTAGCATCGAGAACGGCCCGCCGCGCGTGTTCGTCGTGGCGCAGGCCCAGCCGCTGGCCTGGCTGTGGTGGCTGGCACCGGCGCTGCTGCTGGCCGCGCTTGGCGCCCTGGGCTACCGCGCCCAATCTAGCCCGCCGTGGTCGCCCTGCAGGTCGACCCGTCGCAGGTTAGTGCCGTCGGGGTTGAGCCGATAG
- a CDS encoding redox-sensing transcriptional repressor Rex, with the protein MDRIETPPDVVIRRLPLYARSLRYLLQEDVRSVSSQELGERINVTAAQIRKDLSYFGEFGKQGIGYDVEKLLNQIERILGLNQEWPVALIGIGHLGEAIARYEGFRRQGIRIAALFDSDPAKIGTDINGLTISTDEHIEHVLREQSVRLAIIAVPASRAQEVADMLVSAGVRAILNYAPMVIQVPENVWVRHIDPVAVLHSMTYYLAREEEKDS; encoded by the coding sequence GTGGATCGCATTGAGACCCCGCCTGATGTTGTCATTCGACGGCTGCCATTGTATGCGCGCAGCCTGCGCTACCTGTTGCAGGAAGACGTTCGCTCGGTCTCATCGCAAGAGCTCGGCGAGCGTATTAATGTGACCGCCGCGCAGATTCGTAAGGATCTCTCCTACTTCGGGGAGTTCGGCAAGCAGGGCATCGGTTACGATGTCGAGAAGCTGCTGAATCAGATCGAGCGCATCCTTGGGCTGAATCAGGAGTGGCCGGTGGCGCTGATCGGGATCGGCCATCTTGGCGAGGCGATCGCTCGTTACGAGGGCTTCCGGCGCCAGGGCATCCGCATCGCGGCGCTGTTCGATAGCGACCCGGCCAAGATCGGTACCGATATCAATGGCCTGACGATCTCAACCGATGAGCATATCGAGCACGTGCTGCGCGAGCAATCCGTTCGGCTGGCGATCATCGCGGTGCCGGCCAGCCGCGCGCAAGAAGTCGCCGATATGCTGGTGTCGGCCGGTGTGCGCGCGATCCTCAACTACGCGCCTATGGTCATCCAGGTGCCCGAGAACGTCTGGGTGCGCCATATCGACCCGGTGGCGGTGCTGCATAGCATGACCTACTACCTCGCGCGCGAGGAAGAGAAAGATTCGTAG
- a CDS encoding MoxR family ATPase has product MRFFFNRKAHSVFNAIGEVREALGTQQYIASDEIATVMFLAERLGKPVLAEGPAGVGKTELSKAWAAASGRELIRLQCYEGLDETKALYEWEYAKQLLYTQLLRDKLTDLLIGTKTLGEAADRLAAEEDVFFSDRFLLPRPLLKAITSDKPVMLLIDEIDRADAEFEAFLLEILSDFQVSVPELGTIKAKHQPMVLLTSNNTRELSEALKRRCLYIHIDYPSFDAELKIVNLKVPGLPPKLASQAVELVQRLRGMELKKHPSVSETIDWARALIELNAKHLDRATLDTTLSVLLKYETDLNKARRSINRDESKGRNN; this is encoded by the coding sequence ATGCGTTTCTTCTTCAACAGAAAGGCACACAGCGTGTTTAACGCGATTGGCGAGGTGCGCGAGGCGCTCGGCACCCAGCAGTATATTGCTTCCGACGAGATCGCAACCGTGATGTTTCTGGCCGAAAGGCTCGGCAAGCCGGTGCTGGCCGAAGGCCCGGCCGGTGTCGGCAAGACCGAGCTATCGAAAGCGTGGGCCGCTGCCAGTGGCCGCGAGCTGATCCGCCTGCAGTGCTACGAGGGCCTCGACGAGACCAAGGCGCTGTACGAGTGGGAGTACGCTAAGCAGCTGCTGTACACCCAGCTGCTGCGCGACAAGCTGACCGATTTGTTGATCGGCACCAAGACGCTGGGCGAGGCCGCCGACCGGCTGGCCGCTGAGGAGGACGTTTTCTTCTCCGATCGCTTCCTGTTGCCGCGCCCGCTGCTCAAGGCGATCACCAGCGATAAGCCGGTGATGCTGCTGATCGACGAGATCGACCGCGCCGACGCCGAGTTCGAGGCCTTCCTGCTCGAGATCCTGAGCGACTTCCAGGTGAGCGTACCCGAGCTGGGCACGATCAAAGCCAAACACCAGCCGATGGTGCTGCTGACCAGCAACAACACCCGCGAGCTGTCCGAGGCGCTCAAGCGGCGCTGCCTGTACATTCACATCGATTACCCAAGCTTCGACGCCGAGCTGAAGATCGTCAACCTGAAGGTGCCGGGCCTGCCGCCCAAACTGGCCAGCCAGGCCGTCGAGCTGGTGCAGCGGCTGCGCGGCATGGAGCTGAAGAAGCACCCGAGCGTGTCGGAGACGATCGACTGGGCGCGGGCGCTGATCGAGCTGAACGCCAAGCACCTCGACCGGGCCACGCTCGACACGACGCTCAGCGTGCTGCTGAAGTATGAGACCGACCTGAACAAAGCCCGCCGGTCGATCAATCGCGATGAGAGCAAGGGCCGCAATAATTAA